The proteins below are encoded in one region of Williamsoniiplasma luminosum:
- a CDS encoding DDE-type integrase/transposase/recombinase, which produces MENKNTDVKFEDLVRRNFNPEEDNIIATDVSYIPADAAENFAYLSITISHKTKMIESWKLSQSNNVQLVLDTIDGLKRKNFIFHSDHGFQYSSYKVLDRLKAINAKTSMGRVGNSLDNREAEYFFGCLKGEYLNHLATTKMKFDEIYKCISEYIEWYNFKRKQKILNWKTPASASAINS; this is translated from the coding sequence ATGGAAAATAAAAATACTGATGTTAAATTTGAGGATCTTGTAAGAAGAAACTTTAATCCTGAAGAAGACAACATAATAGCAACTGATGTTAGCTATATTCCTGCTGATGCAGCTGAAAATTTTGCTTATTTATCGATTACTATTAGTCATAAAACTAAAATGATTGAATCATGAAAATTGTCTCAATCAAATAACGTCCAACTCGTTTTAGATACAATTGATGGTTTAAAAAGAAAAAACTTTATCTTTCATTCTGATCATGGTTTTCAATATTCTAGTTATAAAGTTCTTGATAGATTAAAAGCTATTAATGCCAAAACCTCGATGGGAAGGGTTGGGAATTCATTAGATAACCGAGAAGCTGAATATTTCTTTGGTTGTTTAAAAGGAGAATATTTAAATCATCTAGCTACTACAAAAATGAAATTTGATGAAATTTATAAGTGTATATCAGAATATATAGAGTGATATAATTTTAAAAGAAAACAAAAAATATTGAATTGAAAAACGCCAGCTTCCGCTAGCGCTATTAATTCTTAA
- a CDS encoding TIR domain-containing protein, with amino-acid sequence MKKKVESIGWITQMNVGSISLKITTIKGAIFNVFKTGKVQSQGKTNDEDSNNFEEIINSMDLSNAIENSKKNKIYVVHGHDVNSKNELKVILMEWGLETIVSQDKPPNGKTIIEGVLDDIEGAHYGIVLLTPDDVGYASTNGINPIPKPRARQNVILEMGMIISRLGRNNVTILKKSEIEQPSDTDGLIYIAYDNSIKNSGAFEKLRQNIKSAGITIKD; translated from the coding sequence TTGAAAAAAAAGGTTGAAAGTATTGGTTGAATCACTCAAATGAATGTTGGGTCAATTTCTTTAAAAATTACAACAATTAAAGGGGCAATTTTTAATGTATTCAAAACAGGAAAAGTTCAATCACAAGGTAAAACAAATGATGAAGATAGTAATAATTTTGAAGAAATTATTAATTCTATGGATCTATCGAATGCAATAGAAAATTCAAAGAAAAACAAAATTTATGTTGTACATGGTCATGATGTAAACTCCAAAAATGAATTGAAAGTAATTTTAATGGAATGAGGCCTAGAAACTATAGTTAGTCAAGATAAACCCCCCAATGGTAAAACAATTATTGAAGGAGTTCTTGATGATATAGAAGGGGCTCATTATGGAATAGTGTTGTTAACACCAGATGACGTTGGATATGCTTCAACCAATGGTATTAACCCTATACCAAAACCAAGAGCTAGGCAAAATGTTATTTTAGAAATGGGAATGATTATTTCTAGATTAGGAAGAAATAATGTAACCATTTTAAAAAAGAGTGAAATTGAACAACCAAGCGATACTGATGGATTAATTTATATTGCATATGACAATTCTATTAAAAATAGTGGGGCCTTTGAAAAGCTGAGGCAAAATATAAAATCTGCTGGAATTACAATCAAAGACTAA
- a CDS encoding type I restriction-modification system subunit M, with the protein MTTKNKSSQEREALHNAIWKIANDLRGSVDGWDFKQYILGTIFYRFISENISNYINQNEWNSGNKAFDYSLLTDEQAKTIKEEIVKSKGFFIYPTQLFNNVVKNAIKDENLNETLEKTFKAIESTSIGTNSEKKFKGLFDDFDTNNKKLGDTVNEINKRLIQILTGIANLDLGDFTNNSIDAFGDAYEFLMTMYASNAGKSGGEFFTPQEVSELIAKITLVGKDKINKVYDPACGSGSLLLQFSKIIGEDNIIHGFYGQELNLTTYNLARMNMFLHNVGFDKFDIARQNTLTNPQHLDDAPFDAIVSNPPYSTKWDGDADPVLINDPRFSPAGVLAPKSKADLAFVMHILSMLSNDGVAAIVSFPGTLYRGGAEAKIRKYLVDNNYVDAIIQLPPNLFFGTSISTCIMVLKKSKKDSNVLFIDASNLFRKVNNANKLDPEHIEKILEIFKNQKEVLHMSKLVDANEIANEDYNLSVNTYVQEKEDTEIIDIKVLNQEIKEISERSAKLRLEIDKIIAEIEADED; encoded by the coding sequence ATGACTACAAAAAATAAAAGTTCGCAAGAGCGTGAAGCATTACACAATGCAATTTGAAAAATTGCCAATGATTTAAGAGGGAGTGTTGATGGTTGAGATTTTAAACAATATATCTTAGGAACAATCTTTTACCGTTTTATTTCTGAAAATATTTCAAACTACATTAATCAAAATGAATGAAATTCAGGAAATAAAGCATTTGATTATTCATTACTAACAGATGAACAAGCAAAAACAATAAAAGAAGAAATAGTAAAATCGAAAGGATTTTTCATTTATCCGACTCAACTATTTAACAACGTTGTTAAAAATGCAATTAAAGATGAGAATTTAAATGAAACACTTGAAAAAACTTTTAAAGCGATTGAATCAACAAGTATTGGAACCAATAGTGAAAAGAAATTCAAAGGTCTATTTGATGATTTTGATACAAACAATAAAAAATTAGGTGATACTGTTAATGAAATCAACAAAAGATTAATCCAAATTTTAACAGGAATTGCTAATCTTGATTTAGGTGATTTTACTAACAATTCAATTGATGCTTTTGGTGATGCATATGAGTTTTTAATGACAATGTATGCTTCTAATGCTGGAAAATCAGGGGGTGAATTCTTCACACCACAAGAAGTTTCTGAACTAATTGCAAAAATTACTTTAGTGGGTAAAGATAAAATTAATAAAGTTTATGATCCTGCATGTGGATCTGGGTCTTTATTATTACAATTTTCTAAAATTATCGGAGAAGACAATATAATTCATGGTTTTTATGGGCAAGAATTAAATTTAACAACTTATAACTTAGCGAGAATGAACATGTTTTTACATAATGTTGGTTTTGATAAATTTGATATCGCAAGACAAAACACTTTAACAAATCCCCAACATTTAGATGATGCACCATTTGATGCGATTGTTTCTAATCCACCATATTCAACTAAATGAGATGGAGATGCAGACCCAGTTTTAATTAATGATCCACGTTTTTCACCAGCTGGAGTTTTAGCACCCAAATCAAAAGCAGATTTAGCATTTGTAATGCATATTTTAAGTATGTTATCAAATGATGGGGTGGCTGCTATTGTTTCATTCCCAGGAACTTTATACAGAGGAGGTGCTGAGGCTAAAATCCGTAAATATTTAGTTGATAATAATTATGTTGATGCAATTATTCAATTACCACCCAACTTATTTTTCGGAACAAGTATTTCAACTTGTATTATGGTTTTAAAAAAATCTAAAAAAGATAGCAATGTTTTATTTATTGATGCTTCAAACCTATTTAGAAAAGTAAACAATGCAAACAAATTAGATCCTGAACATATTGAAAAGATTTTAGAAATTTTTAAAAATCAAAAAGAAGTTTTACATATGTCTAAATTAGTCGATGCCAATGAAATTGCGAATGAAGACTATAACTTATCTGTAAATACATATGTTCAAGAAAAAGAGGATACAGAAATTATTGATATTAAAGTTTTAAATCAAGAAATTAAAGAAATTTCAGAACGTTCAGCAAAATTAAGATTAGAAATTGACAAAATTATTGCTGAAATAGAAGCAGATGAGGATTAA
- a CDS encoding restriction endonuclease subunit S yields the protein MKKIQKITNMQLGVIISRIGTSESTNKNTIHYKYFTLASAKEVEIIKDKFNDVFLEEKINEKFMSKEGDILMGLTSPHSVVYINKDLEGIIIPSQFIIIRVTDKTIDPRFLAIVLNSEHIKSKIKKMRNSAMQFWILRIPLLQELEINIPEIDIQEKVIKLNSLFDQERTLNNEYINKRERQKQYFLDLMLPTNKK from the coding sequence TTGAAAAAAATTCAAAAAATAACAAATATGCAACTAGGCGTGATTATTTCACGAATAGGAACATCTGAATCTACCAATAAAAATACAATTCATTATAAATATTTTACTTTAGCTTCGGCAAAAGAAGTAGAAATTATTAAAGATAAATTTAATGATGTTTTCTTAGAAGAAAAAATTAATGAAAAATTTATGTCTAAAGAAGGGGATATTTTGATGGGATTAACATCCCCACACTCTGTTGTTTATATAAATAAAGATTTAGAGGGCATCATAATTCCATCTCAATTTATAATTATAAGGGTCACAGACAAAACAATTGATCCGCGTTTTTTAGCCATTGTTTTAAATAGTGAACATATAAAAAGCAAAATTAAAAAAATGAGAAATTCTGCAATGCAATTTTGAATATTAAGAATTCCATTATTGCAAGAATTAGAAATAAATATACCTGAAATAGATATTCAAGAAAAAGTTATAAAACTAAATTCATTATTTGACCAAGAAAGAACACTCAATAATGAATATATAAACAAAAGAGAGCGACAAAAACAATATTTCTTAGACTTAATGTTGCCAACAAACAAAAAATAA
- a CDS encoding fructose PTS transporter subunit IIA encodes MEKLFNESFVFLDTKIKDINDLFNTFSQIALDNKICHDKNLLIKEFKNRESLSSTGLEDGIAIPHARTNAVDKAAIFFIRLEKGIEWETFDKSNVNIIIMLFIPETQGNYLDILANISQKLMQENFRDELKAAKTKKKVIELLSSNNLKETEIQEISDPEINVEQKLIVGVSACPTGVAHTYMTRKALIKAANKLGYAIKIETQGQKGIENHLSDEDIEKASAIILATDISIDDDRFNGKKVYQSSTKKALMNPEQELKNALKTENTLDKGFTIDKKKIKKEKQSWVQHLLSGISYMIPFIVFAGLVSAILAGIANAAHLTISDGAKPDASGTLKFMYTLNEIANIGFSVMMAIAGAYIANSISGRAGIAPAFILTMLGNNPKLVWQGYFENVMVPSQNVPNTLVSINEVMQPLNIFGAVMFGLAVGYTIKWINTKWKIHNVIQPIMPIIIIPVFLTLIFAIIFIFTIGPVIGITIGYLYQGLYIVETSSVGMPIVGLLLGLLAGVDMGGPINKIASFGATAMMSVDGGSAMGASAAAFAVAPLGAGLATFIFRKTFKDDKEKGINATILGVMGVSESAIPYAIKYKWAAIIPNIICSGIAGMFAGIFLVQGHVGAWGGPIIAIFAGVTTSSGSFVGIPLYLAAIGIGVACHIILFRILVELQIKGKLTKNDFKSIFSKKKKSEKNRKIEKI; translated from the coding sequence ATGGAAAAACTTTTTAATGAAAGTTTTGTTTTTTTAGATACAAAAATTAAAGATATTAATGATTTATTTAATACCTTTTCTCAAATTGCATTAGACAACAAAATTTGTCATGATAAAAATTTATTAATAAAAGAGTTTAAAAATAGAGAGAGCCTTTCTTCAACAGGACTTGAAGATGGGATAGCAATACCGCACGCCAGAACCAACGCCGTTGATAAAGCTGCTATTTTTTTTATTCGCTTAGAAAAAGGAATTGAATGAGAAACATTCGATAAATCAAATGTAAATATAATTATTATGCTTTTCATTCCAGAAACGCAAGGTAATTATTTAGATATTTTAGCTAATATCTCTCAAAAATTAATGCAAGAAAATTTTAGAGACGAGTTAAAAGCAGCTAAAACTAAGAAGAAAGTTATAGAACTTTTATCTTCTAATAACTTAAAAGAAACTGAAATTCAAGAAATTTCAGACCCTGAAATAAATGTAGAACAAAAATTAATTGTAGGTGTTTCTGCTTGTCCAACTGGGGTTGCTCACACTTACATGACTCGAAAAGCTTTGATTAAAGCTGCTAATAAATTGGGGTATGCGATAAAAATTGAAACCCAAGGACAAAAAGGGATTGAAAATCATTTAAGTGATGAGGATATCGAAAAGGCTAGTGCAATTATTTTAGCAACTGATATTTCTATCGATGATGATCGATTTAATGGTAAAAAAGTTTATCAATCTTCAACTAAAAAAGCATTAATGAATCCGGAACAAGAATTAAAAAATGCTTTAAAAACCGAAAATACACTAGACAAAGGTTTTACCATTGATAAGAAAAAAATCAAAAAAGAAAAACAAAGTTGAGTACAACACTTGTTATCAGGGATTTCATATATGATTCCTTTTATTGTATTTGCCGGACTTGTTTCAGCAATTCTTGCTGGAATTGCTAATGCTGCTCATTTAACTATTTCTGATGGTGCCAAACCAGATGCTAGTGGTACATTAAAATTTATGTATACATTAAATGAAATTGCAAACATCGGATTCTCGGTTATGATGGCAATAGCTGGTGCTTATATTGCTAACTCTATTTCTGGAAGAGCGGGAATTGCTCCAGCATTTATTTTAACAATGTTAGGAAACAACCCAAAATTAGTTTGACAAGGATATTTTGAAAATGTTATGGTTCCTAGTCAAAATGTTCCTAATACCCTTGTGTCAATTAATGAAGTTATGCAACCATTAAACATTTTTGGAGCTGTAATGTTTGGTTTGGCAGTTGGGTATACAATTAAATGAATCAATACAAAATGAAAAATTCACAACGTGATCCAACCAATTATGCCAATTATTATTATCCCTGTGTTTTTAACTTTAATATTTGCAATTATTTTTATTTTTACAATTGGTCCGGTTATTGGAATTACAATTGGTTATTTATACCAAGGATTATATATTGTAGAAACATCAAGTGTTGGAATGCCAATTGTTGGATTGCTTCTAGGACTCTTGGCAGGTGTTGATATGGGAGGACCAATTAACAAAATCGCTTCTTTTGGAGCGACTGCTATGATGAGTGTTGATGGAGGTAGTGCAATGGGAGCATCAGCTGCTGCATTTGCTGTAGCTCCACTTGGAGCTGGATTAGCTACATTTATTTTTAGAAAAACATTCAAAGATGATAAAGAAAAAGGGATTAATGCCACAATCTTGGGAGTAATGGGTGTTAGTGAAAGTGCAATACCATACGCTATTAAATACAAATGAGCAGCAATCATCCCAAACATTATTTGTAGTGGAATTGCTGGTATGTTTGCCGGAATTTTCTTAGTACAAGGTCATGTTGGTGCATGAGGTGGACCAATTATTGCAATTTTTGCTGGAGTAACTACATCAAGCGGAAGTTTTGTAGGCATTCCACTGTATCTTGCAGCAATCGGAATTGGTGTTGCTTGTCACATTATATTGTTTAGAATTTTGGTTGAGTTACAAATTAAAGGTAAATTAACTAAAAATGACTTTAAATCTATTTTTTCTAAAAAAAAGAAAAGTGAGAAAAATAGAAAAATAGAAAAAATTTAA
- a CDS encoding BspA family leucine-rich repeat surface protein, protein MLELLRGTTASVFACTKKNQKININTRIHNTNLGELDNNNEQTIRRAIMDKNPDPNSTFTFNIKDITTTTAKVEGTGDYTGTVDVTFTLKNDISTFIKVKALGELENDQEATIRNAIKAKNPGIETVTFDLKDITISTAKVEGTGEYTGTVDVTFTIKKDLSSFIKIKELGKINNNQETTITDAIISKNPTAQQATFTITNIQPTTAKVTGTGDFIGEVDVTYSIAKDISTLEKTLQNILNQHDETLLTVAEIQTLMKTAIPDSDGIGVVQTQVDPTIGAVGFEFNGEKSVNYFGKLDLYQVLHKNTNNKTIYLDPSTGKISQTEDVAQLANAKQILNIGWDITSKASIYNLPTTIVKVPNYISTNIQSIASLFKGLGQISDISGWNTSNITNMSHLFEKNQAFNGDISKWDTSNVFEMESMFHEAKSFNGDISKWNTAKLTSMNDIFGSASAFNQNISAWNTTLVTDMSYAFADATAFNQDISKWNTAKVTDMSYMFSNANAFNQDLSKWNVAAVTSHDNFATNPNWPKEKQPKFK, encoded by the coding sequence GTGTTGGAGTTGTTGCGAGGAACAACTGCTTCGGTTTTTGCTTGTACGAAAAAAAACCAAAAAATAAATATTAATACTAGAATTCACAACACAAATTTAGGTGAATTAGATAACAACAACGAACAAACGATTAGAAGAGCAATTATGGATAAAAACCCAGATCCTAATTCAACATTTACATTTAACATTAAAGACATTACAACCACAACTGCTAAAGTTGAGGGAACTGGAGATTACACTGGAACAGTTGATGTTACATTTACATTGAAAAATGATATTAGTACATTCATTAAAGTGAAAGCATTAGGTGAATTGGAAAACGATCAAGAAGCAACCATTAGGAACGCGATTAAAGCCAAAAATCCCGGGATTGAAACCGTTACTTTTGATCTAAAAGACATCACAATCTCGACTGCAAAAGTCGAAGGGACTGGAGAATACACAGGAACAGTTGATGTCACATTTACAATTAAAAAAGATCTTAGTTCGTTCATTAAAATTAAAGAATTAGGTAAAATCAATAATAATCAGGAAACAACAATTACAGATGCGATTATTAGTAAAAACCCCACTGCTCAACAAGCAACTTTTACCATTACAAATATTCAACCAACCACTGCCAAAGTAACAGGGACTGGAGATTTTATTGGTGAAGTTGATGTCACATATAGTATTGCCAAAGATATTTCAACACTTGAAAAGACTTTGCAAAACATTTTAAATCAACATGATGAAACACTTCTGACGGTTGCTGAAATCCAAACTTTGATGAAAACAGCAATTCCTGATTCCGATGGAATTGGGGTTGTTCAAACCCAAGTTGACCCCACGATTGGGGCAGTTGGGTTTGAATTTAATGGCGAAAAAAGCGTAAATTATTTTGGAAAATTAGATTTATACCAAGTTTTGCATAAAAATACTAACAACAAAACAATTTATCTGGATCCTAGCACAGGCAAAATTAGTCAAACTGAAGACGTTGCCCAACTTGCTAATGCAAAACAAATTTTAAATATTGGATGAGATATAACTAGTAAGGCCTCAATTTATAATTTACCAACAACAATTGTAAAAGTGCCAAATTACATCAGTACAAACATCCAAAGTATTGCCAGCTTGTTTAAAGGTTTAGGCCAAATTAGTGATATTTCTGGTTGAAATACTTCAAATATTACTAATATGTCACATTTGTTTGAAAAAAATCAAGCCTTTAATGGGGATATTTCAAAATGGGATACATCAAATGTCTTTGAAATGGAATCGATGTTTCATGAAGCAAAAAGCTTTAATGGGGATATTTCAAAATGGAATACTGCTAAATTAACTAGTATGAACGATATTTTTGGATCTGCGAGTGCTTTCAACCAAAATATTAGTGCTTGAAATACTACTTTAGTCACTGATATGTCATATGCCTTCGCTGATGCAACTGCCTTTAATCAAGACATCTCTAAATGAAACACTGCAAAAGTCACTGATATGTCTTACATGTTTTCAAACGCTAATGCGTTTAATCAAGATTTGTCTAAATGAAATGTAGCTGCTGTTACATCTCATGATAACTTTGCGACTAACCCAAATTGACCAAAAGAAAAACAACCAAAGTTTAAATAA
- a CDS encoding restriction endonuclease subunit S, with protein sequence MSKLKELIQELCPDGVEYKKLDEIAILKKGKQLNQTLLTKKGLYKAYNGGKSHSGFTDEYNVSENTIIISQGGESAGYVQFIKEKFWANAHCFYIEPNVQIINNKFLYYFLKMNEIYFMKSKQSAGIPGLKSSVVKNICIPVPPLEVQNEIVSILDKFTELTTELTTELTKRKIQQKYYTNSLIDQNLRTKKIELALPEVFEYKRGKRLTKNHRIYGFIPFVTAGFQNEGIAEFIGNDLEIFENSITIDMFGNVFWRNYKFSCDDNVIVLHSEFLSEETAYFFIEVIKKSMKNFNYSKQYRLQDLYSQKIKLNNEWQDKNFELLKNTSEKIKKFIQIINEFENGIPYEICYRKKQYNYYLNLIFSKILNNGQEKNGN encoded by the coding sequence ATGAGTAAATTAAAAGAGTTAATTCAAGAATTATGTCCTGATGGTGTTGAATATAAAAAACTAGATGAAATAGCTATTTTAAAAAAAGGTAAACAACTTAATCAAACCTTATTGACTAAAAAGGGTTTGTATAAAGCCTATAATGGTGGAAAAAGTCATTCAGGTTTTACTGATGAATATAATGTATCGGAAAACACTATAATTATTAGTCAAGGTGGTGAATCTGCAGGATATGTCCAATTTATTAAAGAAAAATTTTGAGCTAACGCACATTGCTTTTATATTGAACCAAATGTTCAAATAATTAATAATAAATTTTTATATTATTTTTTAAAGATGAATGAAATTTACTTTATGAAATCCAAACAATCAGCTGGTATTCCTGGTCTCAAAAGCAGCGTTGTGAAAAATATATGTATACCTGTTCCGCCTTTAGAAGTTCAAAATGAAATAGTTAGTATACTTGATAAATTTACAGAACTAACAACAGAACTAACAACAGAACTAACAAAAAGAAAAATACAACAAAAATATTACACAAACAGTTTAATTGATCAAAATTTAAGAACAAAAAAAATTGAATTGGCATTACCAGAAGTTTTTGAATACAAGAGAGGAAAAAGACTTACTAAAAATCATAGAATTTATGGTTTTATACCTTTTGTTACTGCAGGTTTTCAAAATGAAGGAATAGCTGAATTTATAGGTAATGATTTAGAAATTTTTGAAAACTCTATAACTATTGACATGTTTGGGAATGTATTTTGAAGAAATTATAAATTTAGTTGTGATGATAATGTGATTGTTTTGCATTCTGAATTTTTATCAGAAGAAACAGCATACTTTTTTATAGAAGTCATTAAAAAAAGTATGAAAAATTTTAATTATTCTAAACAATATAGATTACAAGATTTGTATTCTCAAAAAATAAAATTGAATAATGAATGACAAGATAAAAATTTTGAATTATTAAAAAATACATCAGAAAAGATAAAGAAATTTATTCAAATTATTAACGAATTTGAAAATGGTATTCCTTATGAAATTTGTTACCGTAAAAAACAATATAATTATTATTTAAATTTAATATTTTCTAAAATTTTAAATAATGGACAGGAAAAAAATGGCAATTAA
- a CDS encoding SIR2 family protein codes for MAIKEKLKNDQNNLISKLLKLLSSRSIHFILGAGFNNNFLPLAKDLLNTIAKIKDTLNLKDDKKIDNIEEWINEQIQVHPNKRTDIETAFLEGLKEDLTLDNNETYKDILKQIKQIDNEKDKEEKTKQLEEINLFLKQFKKIVLKSSNGNGNNSYIKKVFFWTLNYDNLLQKLLVNNKMPHFVIDHENWNSNIIDFSFRNDQTKIILPSYFIYKIHGNKNKPIIPANTKFANILEDQQVFEAYIKMKTLLMDTHGKNLVFIIGYSGNDLHIEQIIGETISNNNQVIYVNYDEKEQGDFNSVEENNVLTIKTSQPLNFLTELFGLILEKLGDENGK; via the coding sequence ATGGCAATTAAAGAAAAATTAAAAAATGATCAAAATAATTTAATAAGTAAGCTTTTGAAATTATTAAGCTCAAGAAGTATCCATTTTATATTGGGTGCTGGATTTAATAATAATTTCTTACCTTTGGCAAAAGATTTATTAAATACAATTGCAAAAATAAAAGACACTTTAAATTTAAAAGATGACAAAAAAATCGATAACATAGAAGAATGAATCAATGAACAAATTCAAGTGCATCCAAATAAGAGAACGGATATAGAAACAGCTTTTTTAGAAGGTTTAAAAGAAGATTTGACATTAGACAATAATGAAACTTATAAAGATATACTGAAACAAATAAAACAAATAGATAATGAAAAAGATAAAGAAGAAAAAACAAAACAGTTAGAAGAAATAAATTTATTTTTAAAACAATTTAAAAAAATAGTTTTAAAGAGTTCTAATGGTAACGGCAATAATTCTTATATTAAAAAAGTGTTTTTTTGAACCTTAAATTATGACAATTTATTACAAAAACTTTTAGTAAATAATAAAATGCCACACTTTGTTATTGACCATGAAAATTGAAATTCAAATATAATTGATTTTTCTTTTCGAAACGATCAAACAAAAATTATATTGCCATCTTACTTTATTTATAAAATTCACGGAAATAAGAACAAACCGATAATTCCTGCGAATACTAAATTTGCAAATATTTTAGAGGATCAACAAGTTTTTGAAGCTTATATTAAAATGAAAACACTCTTAATGGATACACATGGTAAAAATTTAGTTTTTATAATAGGATATTCAGGTAATGATCTGCATATTGAACAAATAATTGGTGAAACAATAAGTAACAATAATCAAGTTATTTATGTTAATTACGATGAAAAAGAACAAGGAGATTTTAATAGTGTTGAAGAAAATAACGTTTTAACTATAAAAACATCTCAACCTTTAAACTTTTTAACAGAATTATTTGGTTTAATTTTAGAAAAACTAGGAGACGAAAATGGAAAATAA
- a CDS encoding HNH endonuclease family protein — MEMKIKDLIQKKYKYETKYQRNVAWKKKNWDLLIDSIMNGYHIPPIIVTNGEVIDGKQRIVAIEKYMNNEYEWHDLSNLTTKGKKYSDLSTQEKIAFDNRDILITDLGDMTNEKVLETFIRINEGSIKLNKAELMMAKALPENRELVKNISHNRNINELVNNKINDSRFKVENLITRCLAILHIEKTKGKDVRSFTNKILQQEFTNDIANIQEKFNLVIDWMFEILGNDTIPTKSFNTIFESIFCAFYNNTENFKSYIESKNEIKKEIVILQAELLSDQMGGGIKFDSYDFVSKRIEKVEYVLLPYNLDSKRNFSYDEKLTIWNNDKHECKICNKVLNDINDYEPDHIKPHSKGGKTIISNGQILCISCNRRKSNNY, encoded by the coding sequence ATGGAAATGAAAATAAAAGATTTAATTCAAAAAAAATATAAATACGAAACTAAATATCAACGCAATGTTGCTTGAAAGAAAAAAAATTGAGATTTATTGATTGACTCTATAATGAATGGATATCATATACCACCTATAATAGTGACAAATGGTGAAGTGATTGACGGTAAACAAAGAATTGTTGCGATAGAAAAATACATGAATAATGAATATGAATGACATGATTTATCAAATTTAACAACTAAGGGTAAAAAATATTCCGATTTGTCCACTCAAGAAAAAATTGCGTTTGATAATAGAGATATACTCATAACCGATTTGGGTGATATGACAAATGAAAAGGTGTTAGAAACCTTCATTAGAATAAATGAAGGAAGTATAAAACTGAACAAAGCTGAATTAATGATGGCTAAAGCACTTCCAGAAAACAGAGAATTAGTTAAAAATATATCTCACAATAGAAACATAAATGAATTGGTAAACAATAAAATAAATGATTCCAGATTCAAGGTAGAAAATTTAATCACAAGATGTCTTGCAATTTTGCACATAGAAAAAACTAAGGGAAAAGATGTAAGAAGTTTTACCAACAAAATTTTACAACAAGAATTTACAAATGATATTGCAAATATCCAAGAAAAGTTCAATTTAGTAATTGATTGAATGTTTGAAATTTTAGGCAATGATACTATTCCAACAAAATCTTTTAATACAATATTTGAATCTATATTTTGCGCTTTTTATAATAATACTGAAAATTTTAAGTCTTATATAGAATCTAAAAATGAAATTAAAAAAGAAATAGTAATTTTACAAGCTGAATTATTATCTGATCAAATGGGTGGTGGAATAAAATTTGATAGTTATGATTTTGTATCTAAAAGAATAGAAAAAGTTGAATATGTTTTATTGCCATATAATTTAGATTCCAAACGTAATTTTTCTTATGATGAAAAATTAACTATTTGAAATAATGACAAACATGAATGCAAAATATGTAATAAAGTTCTTAATGATATTAATGACTATGAACCAGATCATATTAAGCCACACTCAAAAGGTGGCAAAACAATTATATCCAATGGACAAATATTGTGTATATCTTGCAATAGAAGAAAATCAAATAATTACTAA